A stretch of Acidimicrobiales bacterium DNA encodes these proteins:
- a CDS encoding WhiB family transcriptional regulator: MYAESNEELILEPLQPAEPEAWWGDARCRDGGGAFAGLFFSEELQDIAKAKRMCAECQALVPCLEGAIARREPWGVWGGQLFLNGKVLASKRRRGRPPKVARPEDQLPEIPVPEHLAGHLRTA; encoded by the coding sequence ATGTACGCCGAGTCCAACGAAGAACTCATCCTCGAGCCGCTGCAACCCGCCGAGCCGGAGGCCTGGTGGGGCGACGCACGCTGCCGCGACGGTGGTGGCGCCTTCGCCGGCCTGTTCTTCTCCGAGGAGCTCCAGGACATCGCCAAGGCCAAGCGCATGTGCGCCGAGTGCCAGGCGTTGGTGCCCTGCCTCGAAGGGGCGATCGCTCGGCGCGAGCCGTGGGGCGTGTGGGGCGGGCAGCTGTTCTTGAACGGGAAGGTCCTCGCCAGCAAGCGGCGTCGGGGCCGCCCGCCGAAAGTGGCACGGCCCGAGGACCAGCTCCCCGAGATCCCCGTGCCCGAGCACCTGGCCGGCCACCTCCGCACTGCCTGA
- the dut gene encoding dUTP diphosphatase: MTEAAGPFAATILVRQLDPDLPLPAHAHDGDAGADLVAREDAYLEPGGGRALVPTGIAIALPEGTAGFVQPRSGLALRHGVTVLNSPGLIDAGYRDELRVVLVNTDPSEGYQIRRGDRIAQLVVHAVARCHFDVVDELPDSARGLGGFGHTGR, translated from the coding sequence GTGACGGAAGCCGCCGGACCGTTCGCCGCGACGATCCTCGTGCGGCAGCTCGACCCCGACCTTCCGCTGCCCGCGCACGCGCACGACGGTGACGCGGGGGCCGATCTGGTCGCCCGGGAGGATGCGTACCTCGAGCCGGGCGGCGGGCGGGCGTTGGTCCCGACCGGGATCGCGATCGCGCTCCCCGAGGGCACGGCCGGGTTCGTGCAACCCCGCAGCGGGCTGGCGCTGCGCCACGGGGTCACGGTGCTCAACAGCCCGGGCCTCATCGACGCCGGCTACCGCGACGAGCTGCGGGTCGTGCTGGTGAACACCGACCCCTCCGAGGGCTACCAGATCCGGCGCGGTGACCGCATCGCCCAACTGGTGGTGCACGCCGTGGCCCGGTGCCACTTCGACGTGGTCGACGAGCTGCCGGACTCGGCGCGGGGCCTCGGCGGGTTCGGCCACACCGGCCGCTGA
- the pdxH gene encoding pyridoxamine 5'-phosphate oxidase: protein MVDLPHPPLRRADLADDPIEQFDRWYEAWRREPRANPEAMVVSTVGAGGQPSARYVLLRGHDARGFEFFTNYRSRKGRELAANPRVALTFGWIDHDRQVRVTGRCEPLPAAESDQYWDTRLRGSQLAASISDQSEPVADRAALQARYDALEAKFDGRPVARPDHWGGYRVVPAEIEFWQGQPFRLHDRFVYRRASPGDPWVVERLMP, encoded by the coding sequence GTGGTCGACCTCCCGCACCCGCCGCTGCGCCGCGCCGACCTGGCCGACGACCCGATCGAGCAGTTCGACCGGTGGTACGAGGCGTGGCGCCGCGAGCCGCGCGCCAACCCCGAGGCGATGGTGGTGTCGACGGTCGGTGCCGGTGGGCAGCCCTCGGCGCGCTACGTCCTGCTGCGCGGGCACGACGCCCGGGGCTTCGAGTTCTTCACGAACTACCGCAGCCGCAAGGGCCGTGAGCTCGCCGCCAACCCACGGGTCGCCCTCACGTTCGGGTGGATCGACCACGACCGCCAGGTGCGGGTGACCGGGCGGTGCGAGCCGTTGCCGGCCGCCGAGTCCGACCAGTACTGGGACACCCGGCTGCGCGGCAGCCAGCTGGCCGCGTCGATCTCCGACCAGAGCGAGCCGGTGGCGGACCGGGCCGCGCTGCAAGCCCGCTACGACGCCCTCGAAGCGAAGTTCGACGGTCGCCCCGTCGCGCGCCCCGACCACTGGGGTGGCTACCGGGTGGTGCCCGCCGAGATCGAGTTCTGGCAGGGCCAGCCGTTCCGGCTCCACGACCGCTTCGTGTACCGGCGGGCGTCGCCCGGCGATCCGTGGGTCGTCGAGCGGTTGATGCCCTGA
- a CDS encoding cytochrome c biogenesis CcdA family protein has product MIDAPFALAFAGGMLATVNPCGFAMLPAYLSWFLGAEATTDDTPGGPLRALVVGGSVSLGFMAVFAAAGALLAWISHRVYNVAPWISLVIGAGLVIGGVLLLAGRELRVAMPRLDRGGRTQGLGSMFVFGVSYAIASIGCTLPVFFATLSTTFGNSVVSGLAYFVTYGLGMALVLMVLTLALALVGRSLVHHVRRILPVVNRIAGGLLVVAGAYVTWYGIVEIRGKGGDHGPVKVVTDWSASIQRWVDRVGAGTLGLILALVLAVAVLVALLRWPADVPEAADAAEPAEPAELRDR; this is encoded by the coding sequence GTGATCGACGCCCCGTTCGCCCTGGCGTTCGCCGGCGGGATGTTGGCCACGGTGAACCCGTGCGGGTTCGCCATGCTCCCCGCCTACTTGTCGTGGTTCCTCGGCGCCGAGGCCACCACCGACGACACGCCCGGCGGACCGCTGCGGGCACTGGTCGTGGGCGGGTCGGTCTCACTCGGCTTCATGGCGGTGTTCGCGGCGGCTGGCGCCCTGCTCGCATGGATCAGCCACCGCGTCTACAACGTCGCCCCCTGGATCAGCCTGGTGATCGGCGCCGGGCTGGTGATCGGCGGCGTGCTGTTGCTGGCCGGACGGGAGCTGCGCGTGGCCATGCCGAGGCTCGACCGCGGCGGGCGCACGCAGGGCCTCGGGTCGATGTTCGTGTTCGGGGTGTCGTACGCGATCGCGTCGATCGGCTGCACGTTGCCGGTGTTCTTCGCGACGCTGTCGACCACGTTCGGCAACAGCGTCGTGTCGGGCTTGGCGTACTTCGTGACGTACGGCTTGGGCATGGCGCTGGTGCTGATGGTGCTGACGCTGGCGCTCGCTCTCGTGGGCCGCTCGCTGGTGCACCACGTGCGGCGCATCCTTCCCGTCGTCAACCGAATCGCCGGGGGCCTGCTGGTGGTGGCCGGCGCGTACGTCACCTGGTACGGCATCGTCGAGATCCGTGGCAAGGGTGGCGACCACGGACCGGTCAAGGTGGTGACCGACTGGTCGGCGAGCATCCAGCGGTGGGTCGACCGGGTGGGCGCGGGCACGCTCGGCCTGATCCTGGCCCTGGTGTTGGCGGTGGCCGTGCTGGTCGCGCTGCTGCGGTGGCCGGCGGACGTGCCCGAAGCGGCCGACGCCGCCGAGCCCGCGGAGCCGGCCGAGCTGCGCGACCGCTGA
- a CDS encoding TlpA disulfide reductase family protein, which yields MTRTIRFPAGRRLAIVAAALVVAALAVALAVDLIGRHDRSSNASGAHAALHGRPLPSVQVKRFDATGTEVDIRSLAEGKPMLINVWSSTCEPCKREMPALDRVSRQLKGRVTFVGVNVSDTADTGRRFFERYGATYLQVRDPRASLVAAVGSQVLPTTLIVDRNGDVVDGHLGALTAPEVRDLLQADLGIRTSG from the coding sequence ATGACCCGCACGATCCGCTTTCCCGCCGGCCGTCGCCTGGCCATCGTCGCCGCTGCGCTCGTGGTTGCAGCGCTCGCGGTGGCGCTCGCCGTCGACCTGATCGGCCGCCACGACCGCTCGTCGAACGCGTCGGGCGCCCACGCGGCGTTGCACGGTAGACCGCTGCCGTCGGTGCAGGTCAAGCGCTTCGATGCCACCGGCACCGAGGTCGACATCCGGTCCTTGGCCGAGGGCAAGCCCATGCTGATCAACGTGTGGAGCAGCACCTGCGAGCCGTGCAAGCGAGAGATGCCGGCGCTCGACAGGGTGTCGCGCCAACTGAAGGGGCGCGTCACGTTCGTCGGCGTGAACGTCTCGGACACCGCCGACACCGGCCGCCGCTTCTTCGAGCGCTACGGCGCGACGTACCTGCAAGTGCGCGACCCGCGCGCGTCGCTCGTGGCCGCGGTCGGCTCGCAAGTGCTACCGACCACCTTGATCGTCGACCGCAACGGCGACGTGGTCGACGGGCACCTCGGTGCACTCACCGCCCCAGAAGTGCGCGACCTGCTGCAAGCCGATCTCGGTATCAGGACGTCGGGCTGA
- a CDS encoding S53 family peptidase — protein MSRNVKVGRIPRRTVSIAALVVVLVATVALPAAAERATGRRTPEGHLVALHGLVVPGLRSLTDLGAAPAGTKLDLAVAVSGANPAGEAAAYRAIYTAGGSSYHRYLTPTQIADRFGAPAARWTATRKWLEAAGLRVTYSSPLRDLIGVSGTVRQVQSRFGVRLHTFRSGATTFLANTAAPRVPSQLGISSVLGLNTLQQSITTHERAQRARQRAAARRATSALGPVANLLDANIDEQTPQDLWGAYQMPSGNIGGGQTVAVFGAGATGQVILDLHRFETEFHLPTQTPVTVHHIGSGSFGDTSGLAEWNIDTQAAAGMAPGLSRIDLYFAPDLSDAHVAQLFDTWAADAGAPRQANASFGECEQSLPGNVIDGLLGKILNDPSVMSLGAGTGLINELQPVADATLRKATLQGKTLFAASGDAGSSCPIVYLPVVGAGNGVANQAVPFTLYPASSPYVTAVGGTVLYTTTTTPPQRALEYGWTFGGGGDTLFIDQPAYQAGVSGVNLPCLGTSDGKLTNTAKPCRGIPDIAALSGDALTNYYPIVSDGSDSSGGGTSLSSPLWVGMWARAQAASTDTGGLGFANETIYRLGKAHQQRDFFDVTTGLLGLPVVGNGLYTTHAGWDYVTGWGSPNLTRFIADAVAP, from the coding sequence ATGTCGCGAAACGTGAAAGTCGGACGCATCCCGCGACGGACGGTGTCCATCGCCGCGCTGGTGGTGGTCCTCGTGGCCACCGTGGCGCTTCCGGCAGCCGCGGAACGGGCCACCGGGCGCCGCACGCCCGAGGGTCACCTCGTCGCGCTCCACGGGTTGGTCGTGCCCGGCCTCCGATCGCTGACCGACCTCGGCGCCGCGCCCGCGGGCACCAAGCTCGACTTGGCGGTGGCCGTGTCGGGCGCCAACCCGGCGGGTGAGGCGGCGGCGTACCGGGCGATCTACACGGCCGGGGGCTCCAGCTATCACCGCTACCTCACGCCCACCCAGATCGCCGACCGCTTCGGCGCGCCCGCGGCGCGCTGGACCGCCACTCGCAAGTGGCTCGAGGCGGCAGGCCTGCGCGTCACGTACTCGTCGCCGCTGCGCGACCTGATCGGGGTCAGCGGCACCGTGCGCCAGGTCCAGTCGCGCTTCGGCGTGCGGCTCCACACGTTCCGCTCGGGCGCGACCACGTTCCTCGCCAACACGGCGGCGCCCCGCGTGCCGTCGCAGCTCGGCATCTCGTCGGTGCTCGGGCTCAACACCTTGCAGCAGTCGATCACCACCCACGAGCGGGCGCAGCGTGCCCGTCAGCGCGCCGCCGCCCGGCGTGCCACCTCCGCGCTCGGGCCGGTGGCGAACCTGCTCGACGCCAACATCGACGAGCAGACGCCGCAAGACCTCTGGGGCGCGTACCAGATGCCGAGCGGCAACATCGGCGGCGGCCAGACCGTCGCGGTGTTCGGCGCCGGCGCCACCGGCCAGGTGATCCTCGACCTGCACCGCTTCGAGACCGAGTTCCACCTGCCCACCCAGACGCCCGTGACCGTGCACCACATCGGCAGCGGCTCATTCGGCGACACGTCCGGCTTGGCCGAGTGGAACATCGACACCCAGGCCGCCGCCGGCATGGCGCCCGGGCTGTCGCGGATCGACTTGTACTTCGCGCCCGACCTCAGCGACGCCCACGTCGCACAGCTCTTCGACACCTGGGCAGCCGACGCCGGGGCACCGCGACAGGCCAACGCCTCGTTCGGTGAGTGCGAGCAGTCGTTGCCCGGCAATGTGATCGACGGCCTGTTGGGCAAGATCCTGAATGACCCGTCGGTCATGTCGCTCGGCGCCGGCACCGGCCTGATCAACGAGCTGCAGCCCGTCGCTGACGCCACGCTCCGCAAGGCCACGTTGCAGGGCAAGACGCTGTTCGCCGCGTCGGGCGACGCCGGCTCGTCGTGCCCGATCGTGTACCTGCCGGTGGTCGGCGCGGGCAACGGCGTGGCCAACCAAGCCGTGCCGTTCACGCTGTATCCCGCCAGCAGCCCGTACGTGACCGCAGTCGGCGGCACCGTCTTGTACACCACGACCACCACGCCGCCACAGCGCGCGCTCGAGTACGGCTGGACCTTCGGGGGCGGCGGCGACACGTTGTTCATCGATCAGCCCGCGTACCAGGCAGGTGTGTCGGGGGTGAACCTGCCCTGCCTCGGCACCAGCGACGGCAAGCTGACCAACACCGCCAAGCCGTGCCGCGGCATCCCCGACATCGCCGCGCTCTCCGGTGACGCGCTCACGAACTACTACCCGATCGTCAGCGACGGCTCCGACTCCTCGGGCGGCGGCACGTCGCTGTCGTCGCCGCTGTGGGTCGGCATGTGGGCCCGGGCGCAAGCCGCGTCGACCGACACGGGTGGGCTCGGCTTCGCGAACGAGACGATCTATCGCCTCGGCAAGGCCCACCAGCAGCGCGACTTCTTCGACGTCACCACCGGGCTGCTCGGCCTGCCGGTGGTCGGCAACGGCTTGTACACCACCCACGCCGGGTGGGACTACGTCACCGGCTGGGGCTCGCCGAACCTCACCCGCTTCATCGCCGACGCCGTCGCTCCCTGA
- a CDS encoding ATP-binding protein, which produces MFRTQLPPVPANARAARQFVTAALTDLRCSHLEATAALLTSELVTNAIVHAHTPIEVRVVLSRPGRIRIEVDDDDSAEPVAPPTPIWPSGDDESGRGLAMVAALAAAWGVDLHTPPAPGKTVWFELS; this is translated from the coding sequence GTGTTCCGAACGCAACTGCCGCCTGTGCCCGCCAACGCGCGCGCGGCGCGGCAGTTCGTCACCGCGGCGCTCACCGACTTGCGGTGCAGCCACTTGGAGGCCACCGCGGCGCTGCTCACCAGCGAGCTGGTCACCAACGCCATCGTGCACGCCCACACCCCAATCGAGGTCCGCGTGGTGCTGAGCCGGCCAGGGCGGATCCGCATCGAGGTCGACGACGACGATTCGGCCGAGCCGGTCGCGCCGCCCACCCCGATCTGGCCGAGCGGCGACGACGAGAGTGGCCGGGGCCTCGCCATGGTGGCGGCCCTCGCCGCGGCATGGGGCGTCGACCTCCACACGCCGCCGGCGCCCGGCAAGACGGTCTGGTTCGAGCTGAGTTGA
- a CDS encoding SigB/SigF/SigG family RNA polymerase sigma factor produces the protein MPLEDHERAHQRVLFAEYARTRDPKVRDELIAAHLRLARHLARRFSNRGIPLDDLVQVASLGLVNAVDRFDASRGLEFSTFATPTIMGELKRHFRDKGWSVRVPRRIQELHIEMNAVIARLSQQLGRTPTVAELARATGSTEEEILEAMDASQAYRSASIDARIGGDESRTLHNVLGRDDTNMELAEQRHLLGDLLDSLPKREQLMIRLRFWEGMTQSEIAERLGISQMHVSRLLTKSLALMKERADIDPEDFLES, from the coding sequence ATGCCGCTCGAAGACCACGAGCGGGCACATCAACGGGTCCTTTTCGCCGAATACGCGCGCACCCGCGACCCGAAGGTCCGCGACGAGCTCATCGCCGCGCACCTCCGACTCGCCCGCCACCTCGCACGTCGCTTCTCCAACCGGGGCATCCCGCTCGACGATCTGGTGCAAGTGGCGTCGCTGGGCCTGGTGAACGCTGTCGACCGGTTCGACGCAAGCCGGGGCCTCGAGTTCTCGACGTTCGCGACGCCCACGATCATGGGCGAGCTGAAGCGCCACTTCCGCGACAAGGGGTGGTCCGTGCGCGTGCCGCGGCGCATCCAAGAGCTGCACATCGAGATGAACGCGGTGATCGCGCGCCTCAGCCAGCAGCTCGGCCGCACCCCCACCGTCGCCGAGCTCGCCCGCGCCACCGGCAGCACCGAGGAGGAGATCCTCGAGGCGATGGACGCCAGCCAGGCCTACCGCTCGGCGTCGATCGATGCGCGGATCGGCGGCGACGAGTCCCGCACCCTCCACAACGTGCTCGGCCGCGACGACACCAACATGGAGCTGGCCGAGCAGCGCCACCTGCTCGGCGATCTGCTCGACAGCCTCCCCAAGCGCGAGCAGCTGATGATCCGCCTGCGGTTCTGGGAGGGCATGACCCAGAGCGAGATCGCCGAGCGCCTCGGCATCTCCCAGATGCACGTGTCGCGCCTGCTCACCAAGAGCTTGGCGTTGATGAAAGAGCGGGCTGACATCGACCCCGAGGACTTCCTCGAGTCGTAG
- a CDS encoding MBL fold metallo-hydrolase → MATERPRRQEQEKATDEITEVAPGVLRLQLPIELPGLGHVNCYAIEDERGVALVDPGLPGPKPYQTLKARVEAAGFPLERVHTVIVTHSHHDHFGGAPQLAKDTGADIVTHESFRLWWDAGQDGEELIDAPTNADGSLADPDRRQAPWGGERPRPPRRVRVKARVGKLLGRNWWRAPTPTVRLTDAETIKLGGREWVAVHTPGHTSDHLCLFDPTEGVLLSGDHVLPTITPHIGGVGMGRDPLLRFFQSLERMHTLDGVNHVLPAHGHPFTDLGGRADAIRRHHEERLDKLRKAIDGLGPSDVTGLSHELFQPRSWGPMAESETWAHLEHLRLIGDAERDEVAGRLIYRTA, encoded by the coding sequence ATGGCAACGGAGCGACCACGGCGGCAGGAGCAGGAGAAGGCGACCGACGAGATCACCGAGGTGGCGCCCGGCGTGCTCCGCCTCCAGCTCCCCATCGAGCTCCCCGGCCTCGGCCACGTCAACTGCTACGCCATCGAGGACGAGCGAGGGGTGGCGCTCGTCGATCCCGGTCTTCCAGGGCCCAAGCCGTACCAGACGCTCAAGGCACGCGTCGAAGCAGCGGGGTTCCCGCTCGAGCGCGTGCACACCGTCATCGTCACCCACTCGCACCACGACCACTTCGGGGGTGCGCCCCAGCTGGCCAAGGACACCGGCGCCGACATCGTCACCCACGAGAGCTTCCGGCTGTGGTGGGACGCCGGCCAGGACGGCGAGGAGCTGATCGACGCGCCCACCAACGCCGACGGGTCGCTAGCCGACCCCGATCGGCGCCAGGCGCCGTGGGGTGGCGAGCGGCCCCGCCCGCCGCGGCGGGTTCGGGTCAAGGCGAGGGTCGGCAAGCTGCTCGGCCGCAACTGGTGGCGGGCACCCACGCCCACGGTCCGCCTCACCGACGCCGAGACGATCAAGCTGGGCGGACGCGAGTGGGTTGCGGTCCACACGCCCGGCCACACCAGCGACCACCTGTGCCTGTTCGACCCCACCGAAGGCGTCCTGTTGTCGGGCGACCACGTACTGCCCACCATCACCCCGCACATCGGCGGGGTGGGCATGGGGCGCGACCCGCTGCTGCGGTTCTTCCAGTCGCTCGAGCGGATGCACACGCTCGACGGCGTCAACCACGTGCTGCCGGCCCACGGCCACCCCTTCACCGACCTCGGCGGCCGCGCCGACGCCATCCGTCGCCACCACGAGGAGCGGCTCGACAAGCTGCGCAAGGCAATCGACGGCCTCGGGCCGAGCGACGTCACCGGGCTGTCGCACGAGCTGTTCCAACCCCGCTCGTGGGGTCCGATGGCCGAGAGCGAGACCTGGGCCCACCTCGAGCACCTCCGCCTGATCGGCGACGCCGAGCGCGACGAGGTCGCCGGCCGCCTCATCTACCGCACCGCCTGA
- a CDS encoding bifunctional adenosylcobinamide kinase/adenosylcobinamide-phosphate guanylyltransferase: protein MITLVLGGTRSGKSAVAEGIARDLTNATGAAVTYVATGIATDDAMAARIAAHRARRPVGWATLEIVDTALMAPMLSSLGGVALLDSLGTWVAAAPDLQVDAAGLVDALRSRAGDAVVVSEEVGLSVHPGSQAGRQFVDALGDLNQAVAAAADRVLLVVAGRTIEV, encoded by the coding sequence GTGATCACGTTGGTGTTGGGCGGGACGAGGTCCGGGAAGTCGGCCGTGGCCGAAGGCATCGCGCGCGACCTCACGAACGCCACCGGCGCCGCCGTCACGTACGTCGCCACCGGCATCGCCACCGACGACGCCATGGCTGCCCGCATCGCCGCGCACCGAGCCCGGCGACCCGTCGGGTGGGCCACCCTCGAGATCGTCGACACCGCGCTGATGGCACCGATGCTGTCGTCGCTCGGCGGCGTCGCGCTCCTCGACAGCCTCGGCACCTGGGTGGCGGCCGCGCCGGACCTGCAGGTCGACGCAGCTGGGCTGGTCGACGCGCTGCGCTCGCGGGCAGGCGACGCGGTGGTCGTGTCGGAGGAAGTCGGGCTGTCGGTGCACCCCGGATCGCAGGCGGGCCGGCAGTTCGTCGACGCGCTCGGCGACCTCAACCAGGCGGTGGCGGCAGCCGCCGACCGGGTGCTGCTGGTGGTCGCCGGCCGCACCATCGAGGTCTGA
- the orn gene encoding oligoribonuclease: protein MLAWMDLEMTGLDPARHRIVEIATIVTDDQLEIVAEGPDLVVHQPAAALAEMDKVVVEMHTRSGLLEAIGASAIDLADAGRQTLEFLQEHIPEARTVPLCGNSIGTDRRFLAAYLPEIEEFLHYRSVDVSTIKELAKRWYPSLADTMPHKAGAHRALDDIRESIDELRWWREHVFVAGNGQAGGDGPDRGAASG, encoded by the coding sequence ATGCTCGCCTGGATGGACCTCGAGATGACCGGGCTCGACCCGGCCCGGCACCGGATCGTCGAGATCGCCACGATCGTCACCGACGACCAGCTCGAGATCGTCGCCGAAGGTCCCGACCTCGTCGTGCACCAACCCGCTGCAGCGTTGGCCGAGATGGACAAGGTCGTCGTCGAGATGCACACGCGGTCGGGGCTGCTCGAGGCGATCGGCGCGTCGGCGATCGACCTGGCCGACGCCGGCCGCCAGACGCTGGAGTTCCTCCAGGAGCACATCCCCGAGGCCCGCACCGTCCCGCTGTGCGGCAACTCGATCGGCACCGACCGCCGCTTCCTCGCGGCCTACCTGCCCGAGATCGAGGAGTTCCTCCACTACCGCTCCGTCGACGTGTCGACCATCAAGGAGTTGGCGAAGCGCTGGTATCCGTCGCTGGCCGACACCATGCCGCACAAGGCAGGCGCGCACCGTGCGCTCGACGACATCCGCGAGAGCATCGACGAGCTGCGGTGGTGGCGCGAGCACGTGTTCGTGGCCGGCAACGGGCAGGCCGGCGGCGACGGGCCCGACCGCGGCGCCGCGTCCGGATGA
- a CDS encoding TetR/AcrR family transcriptional regulator, which translates to MTRKHHPKPRRTPDQTRAEARAERRSGLLDAALVAIRRDGSNISMEAIAAEGGVTKPILYRHFGDREGLLQALTERFGDTLVARLRAGLPAGSDVREATRTAIDGYIGTIEQDPDLYRFIIQQTPVGGGTLQGLVDQVAALLATVIGETLRTIGADSGAAEIWAYSIVGMVHVAGDHWVAHPTMPRERLVEYLTGLLWTGMAGSSIRLVGDPEIRRTLADGLADDLAKGQSPDPAAPLSGL; encoded by the coding sequence GTGACCCGCAAGCACCATCCCAAGCCCCGCCGCACACCCGACCAGACCCGGGCCGAAGCCCGCGCCGAGCGCCGCTCCGGCCTGCTCGACGCCGCTCTGGTCGCCATCCGCCGCGACGGCTCCAACATCTCGATGGAGGCGATCGCCGCGGAGGGCGGGGTCACCAAGCCGATCCTGTACCGCCACTTCGGCGACCGGGAGGGTCTGCTGCAAGCGCTCACCGAACGGTTCGGCGACACGCTCGTGGCCCGCCTCCGCGCCGGCCTGCCCGCTGGCAGCGACGTCCGCGAAGCCACCCGCACCGCCATCGACGGCTACATCGGCACGATCGAACAAGACCCCGACCTCTACCGGTTCATCATCCAGCAGACGCCGGTCGGCGGGGGCACATTGCAGGGTTTGGTCGACCAGGTGGCCGCGCTGCTCGCCACCGTGATCGGCGAGACGCTGCGCACGATCGGCGCCGACTCGGGTGCCGCCGAGATCTGGGCCTATTCGATCGTCGGGATGGTGCACGTGGCGGGTGACCACTGGGTCGCGCACCCCACGATGCCCCGCGAGCGCCTCGTCGAGTACCTGACGGGTCTGCTGTGGACCGGCATGGCTGGTAGCTCGATCCGCCTGGTCGGCGACCCCGAGATCCGGCGGACGCTCGCCGACGGCCTCGCCGACGACTTGGCGAAGGGCCAGTCGCCCGACCCGGCCGCGCCGCTCAGCGGGCTGTGA
- a CDS encoding TrmH family RNA methyltransferase: MDQQRPAGGEDREVGVGPHPRPWPDDPRLDPELLANGDRRNVVDRFRYWRVEAIVADLDARRHPFHVAIENWHHDLNIGTVVRNANAFGAAAVHIVGKRRWNRRGAMVTDRYQHVAHHPTIEGLVDFAHHEGLAVVGIDNVAGSRPIEQVVLPERCILLFGQEGPGLSAAARAACSAVCSITMYGSTRSINAGVASGIALHTWVRQHATAAAPAGASLDPSLEP; encoded by the coding sequence GTGGACCAGCAGCGACCAGCCGGCGGCGAGGACCGCGAGGTCGGAGTGGGCCCGCACCCGCGCCCGTGGCCGGACGACCCGCGGCTCGACCCCGAACTGCTGGCCAACGGTGACCGGCGCAACGTGGTCGACCGGTTCCGCTACTGGCGGGTCGAGGCGATCGTGGCCGATCTCGACGCCCGCCGTCACCCGTTCCACGTGGCGATCGAGAACTGGCACCACGACCTCAACATCGGCACCGTGGTTCGCAACGCCAACGCGTTCGGCGCGGCTGCTGTCCACATCGTGGGCAAGCGCCGTTGGAACCGGCGCGGCGCGATGGTGACCGACCGCTACCAGCACGTCGCCCACCACCCCACGATCGAAGGTCTGGTGGACTTCGCTCACCACGAGGGACTGGCGGTGGTCGGCATCGACAACGTCGCCGGCTCCCGCCCGATCGAGCAGGTGGTGCTACCCGAGCGGTGCATCTTGCTGTTCGGCCAGGAAGGGCCGGGGCTGTCGGCGGCGGCCCGTGCCGCGTGCTCGGCCGTGTGTTCGATCACCATGTACGGTTCGACCCGCTCGATCAACGCAGGGGTGGCGTCGGGCATCGCCTTGCACACCTGGGTGCGCCAGCACGCCACGGCCGCAGCACCTGCCGGAGCGTCCCTCGACCCGAGCCTCGAACCGTGA
- a CDS encoding adenosylcobinamide-GDP ribazoletransferase, giving the protein MRKALGFLTLFGGASIPDGRTMRWFPAVGAAIGALVGVVWWGAGKGWTSPLVPAALAVVADLGLTGMLHLDGLADTADGLLPHLPRRRRLEVMDAPDLGAFGVATAVVVLVARFAAFSSIRPDIALVAGIWCASRSVMVLGPVLVPYARAEGGLASVFLGDGPLPLAVTGIVGVVAGGALAAWGAGVAGVVAVAGVVLAAAALYALANVRLGGFTGDVLGAAGVLGETVALVLATAKW; this is encoded by the coding sequence ATGCGAAAGGCGCTCGGGTTCCTCACCTTGTTCGGTGGCGCGTCGATCCCCGACGGCCGCACCATGCGGTGGTTCCCCGCGGTGGGCGCCGCGATCGGCGCGCTCGTGGGCGTGGTCTGGTGGGGCGCGGGCAAGGGGTGGACCAGCCCGTTGGTGCCGGCTGCGCTGGCGGTCGTGGCTGATCTCGGCCTCACCGGGATGCTGCACCTCGACGGTCTGGCCGACACGGCCGACGGCCTGCTTCCGCACCTGCCGCGGCGTCGACGGCTCGAGGTCATGGACGCGCCGGACCTCGGCGCGTTCGGCGTCGCCACGGCGGTCGTCGTGCTCGTCGCCCGGTTCGCGGCGTTCTCGTCGATCCGACCGGACATCGCGCTGGTGGCGGGCATCTGGTGCGCCTCGCGATCGGTGATGGTGCTCGGCCCGGTGCTGGTGCCGTACGCCCGGGCCGAAGGCGGGCTCGCGTCGGTGTTCCTCGGTGACGGGCCCCTGCCCCTGGCCGTGACCGGGATCGTCGGAGTGGTCGCGGGCGGCGCGCTGGCAGCCTGGGGTGCGGGGGTGGCGGGTGTGGTGGCGGTGGCCGGGGTCGTGCTGGCGGCAGCGGCGCTGTACGCCTTGGCCAACGTCCGCCTTGGTGGTTTCACCGGCGATGTCCTCGGAGCCGCCGGGGTGCTCGGCGAGACCGTCGCGCTCGTGCTGGCCACTGCCAAGTGGTGA